In Micromonospora sp. LH3U1, one genomic interval encodes:
- a CDS encoding heavy metal translocating P-type ATPase: MTTTSRPLPEAPNRIELSIGGMTCAACAARIEKKLNRMDGVSATVNYATEKATVRYADGVTPDDLIETVQKTGYKAALPAPPTAEPPADPLSAPRTRLWVSVALSVPVVLLAMVPAWQFDYWQWLSLTLAAPVVVWGGLPFHRAAWTNLRHGAATMDTLVSLGTLAAFGWSLWALFLGDAGMPGMTHPFRFDITRTDGAGNIYLEAAAGVTVFILAGRYFEARSKRTAGAALRALLELGAKEVAVLRDGVETLIPVDRLAVGDRFVVRPGEKIATDGVVDEGTSAVDASMLTGESVPVEVGPGDGVVGATINAGGRLVVTATRVGADTQLARMADLVEQAQSGKAAVQRLADRISGVFVPIVITLAVGTLGWWLGTGAGPTAAFTAAVAVLIIACPCALGLATPTALLVGTGRGAQLGVLIKGPEVLESTRRVDTVVLDKTGTVTTGRMTLVDVVPASGEDRAELLRLAGAVEAASEHPIARAVAAGAAEAGALPPVTGFRNLEGLGVTATVDGRVVLVGRVRLLREREIDVPPEVEWAVRDAEAAGRTAIVAGWDGRARGVLAVADVVRPTSRAAVARLRALGLTPVLLTGDNTIVARAVAAEVGIDEVIAEVLPAGKVDVVKRLQAEGRSVAMVGDGVNDAPALAQADLGLAMGTGTDVAIEASDLTLVRGDLDAAVDAIRLSRRTLGIIRGNLFWAFGYNVAALPLAAAGLLNPMIAGATMALSSVFVVANSLRLRRFRPAAGDL; encoded by the coding sequence ATGACCACCACCAGCAGACCGCTGCCCGAGGCACCGAACCGGATCGAGTTGTCGATCGGCGGGATGACCTGCGCCGCCTGCGCCGCCCGGATCGAGAAGAAACTCAACCGGATGGACGGGGTGAGCGCCACCGTCAACTACGCCACCGAGAAGGCGACCGTCCGGTACGCCGACGGCGTCACGCCGGACGACCTGATCGAGACCGTGCAGAAGACCGGGTACAAGGCCGCGCTGCCGGCCCCGCCGACCGCCGAGCCGCCGGCGGATCCGCTGAGCGCCCCGCGTACCCGGCTCTGGGTTTCGGTGGCGTTGAGCGTGCCGGTGGTCCTGCTGGCCATGGTCCCGGCCTGGCAGTTCGACTACTGGCAGTGGCTGTCGCTGACCCTGGCCGCCCCGGTGGTGGTCTGGGGTGGGCTTCCCTTCCACCGGGCCGCCTGGACCAACCTGCGGCACGGCGCGGCAACGATGGACACGCTGGTCTCGCTCGGCACCCTCGCCGCGTTCGGCTGGTCGCTCTGGGCGCTCTTCCTCGGAGACGCCGGGATGCCCGGGATGACGCACCCGTTCCGCTTCGACATCACCCGCACCGACGGTGCCGGCAACATCTACCTGGAGGCGGCCGCCGGGGTCACCGTCTTCATCCTGGCCGGCCGCTACTTCGAGGCACGATCCAAGCGGACCGCCGGTGCCGCCCTGCGCGCTCTGCTCGAACTCGGGGCCAAGGAGGTGGCGGTGCTGCGCGACGGGGTGGAGACGCTGATCCCCGTGGACCGGCTCGCCGTCGGTGACCGTTTCGTGGTCCGCCCCGGGGAAAAGATCGCCACCGATGGTGTGGTCGACGAGGGCACCTCTGCCGTCGACGCCAGCATGCTCACCGGCGAGTCGGTGCCGGTCGAGGTCGGCCCGGGCGACGGCGTGGTCGGTGCCACGATCAACGCGGGCGGGCGGCTGGTCGTCACCGCGACCCGGGTTGGCGCGGACACCCAACTCGCCCGGATGGCCGACCTGGTCGAGCAGGCGCAGAGCGGCAAGGCGGCCGTGCAGCGGCTGGCGGACCGGATCTCCGGCGTCTTCGTGCCCATCGTCATCACGCTGGCCGTGGGCACCCTCGGTTGGTGGCTCGGGACCGGCGCCGGCCCGACTGCCGCGTTCACCGCCGCCGTGGCCGTGCTGATCATCGCCTGCCCCTGCGCGCTAGGGCTGGCCACGCCGACCGCGTTGCTGGTCGGCACCGGCCGGGGCGCCCAGCTCGGTGTGCTGATCAAGGGGCCGGAGGTGCTGGAGTCGACCCGCCGGGTGGACACCGTGGTGCTGGACAAGACCGGCACCGTGACGACCGGCCGGATGACCCTGGTGGACGTGGTGCCGGCCAGCGGGGAGGACCGGGCCGAGCTGCTCCGGCTGGCCGGCGCGGTGGAGGCTGCCTCCGAGCACCCGATCGCCCGTGCGGTCGCGGCGGGTGCCGCCGAGGCGGGCGCGCTGCCCCCGGTGACCGGCTTCCGCAATCTCGAAGGGCTGGGCGTGACCGCCACGGTCGACGGGCGGGTCGTGCTGGTCGGCCGGGTCCGGCTGCTGCGCGAGCGCGAGATCGACGTACCGCCGGAGGTCGAGTGGGCCGTGCGCGACGCGGAGGCCGCCGGCCGTACGGCGATCGTCGCCGGCTGGGACGGGCGAGCGCGGGGCGTGCTCGCGGTCGCCGACGTGGTTCGGCCAACCAGTCGGGCGGCGGTGGCCCGGCTGCGCGCGCTGGGGCTCACCCCGGTCCTGCTGACCGGGGACAACACCATCGTGGCCCGCGCGGTCGCCGCCGAGGTGGGCATCGACGAGGTGATCGCCGAGGTACTGCCGGCCGGCAAGGTCGACGTGGTCAAGCGGCTCCAGGCCGAGGGGCGGTCGGTGGCGATGGTCGGCGACGGGGTCAACGACGCCCCGGCGCTGGCCCAGGCCGACCTCGGGCTGGCCATGGGCACCGGCACCGACGTGGCGATCGAGGCGTCCGACCTCACCCTCGTCCGGGGCGACCTGGACGCCGCGGTGGACGCCATCCGGCTGTCCCGCCGCACGCTCGGCATCATCCGGGGCAACCTGTTCTGGGCGTTCGGCTACAACGTGGCGGCCCTGCCGTTGGCCGCCGCCGGGCTGCTCAACCCGATGATCGCCGGTGCGACGATGGCGTTGTCCTCGGTCTTCGTGGTGGCCAACAGTCTGCGACTGCGCCGGTTCCGTCCGGCCGCCGGTGATCTGTGA
- a CDS encoding CsbD family protein translates to MGIDDKINNASEDAAGKLKEGAGRATDNEQLEAEGRTDQSAAKLKQAGEKIKDAFKS, encoded by the coding sequence ATGGGTATCGACGACAAGATCAACAACGCCAGCGAGGACGCGGCCGGCAAGCTGAAGGAAGGCGCCGGTCGGGCCACCGATAACGAGCAGCTCGAGGCTGAGGGTCGTACCGACCAGTCCGCCGCCAAGCTCAAGCAGGCCGGCGAGAAGATCAAGGACGCCTTCAAGAGCTGA
- a CDS encoding metal-sensitive transcriptional regulator, whose translation MTAPTPIRGYTASKDQLLARLRRVEGQVRGIEKMVDDDRYCIDVLTQISAIQAALDKVALGLLDGHARHCMHEGAAEGRADEMATEMMAAVGRLMKRG comes from the coding sequence ATGACCGCACCCACCCCGATCCGCGGGTACACCGCCAGCAAGGACCAACTGCTCGCGCGGCTCCGCCGTGTCGAGGGGCAGGTCCGCGGCATCGAGAAGATGGTCGACGACGACCGCTACTGCATCGACGTGCTCACCCAGATCTCCGCGATCCAGGCCGCTCTCGACAAGGTGGCGCTCGGGCTGCTCGACGGGCACGCCCGGCACTGCATGCACGAGGGCGCGGCCGAGGGCCGGGCCGACGAGATGGCCACCGAGATGATGGCGGCAGTCGGCCGGTTGATGAAGCGCGGCTGA
- a CDS encoding heavy-metal-associated domain-containing protein, whose product MVNTTYQVQGMTCGHCVSAVSAEVGAIAGVSDVQVDLATGRVTVNSDQPLDVETVRAAVDEAGYNLVDA is encoded by the coding sequence ATGGTCAACACGACGTACCAGGTGCAGGGCATGACCTGTGGGCACTGCGTCAGCGCGGTCAGCGCCGAGGTGGGCGCCATCGCGGGGGTGAGCGATGTCCAGGTCGACCTGGCCACCGGTCGGGTCACCGTCAACAGTGACCAACCACTGGACGTGGAGACCGTCCGGGCTGCCGTCGACGAGGCCGGCTACAACCTCGTCGACGCCTGA